The region TTTTGCTTCAAGATCTCTAGCTATAGATAGGGCTTCTCTAAAATCTATTCTACTCCACTTAATCTCTATAAATACCGATGTATCTCTCCCTCTAGCAACAGTATCTATTTCTTCGCTTTTGTACCACCATCTACCTACTTCACCTACATCTATATCTAGTTCTTTAAGGAATATATAGACTATCTCCCTCCTAAACACACTTTCGATTATTTTAGATACATATATATCGTATGTATTCTTTACATCTTCAAGAACCTCATCTACATAGCCTAACTCTAGTCTAGTTATATTTGGTCTAACATATCTGAACCAAAAGCTGAAGTATGGATCCACTATCTCTATATGTACTTCTCCACCTCTTCTACCTAAAGGCTTTATTCTTTCAACTATATCTAGATGCTCTAAAACATCTAGATATCTAGAGATAGATTTTGATGTAACACCAGCTAAACTAGCTATTTCACCAGGTTTTGTGTATCCATTAGCTATAGCAGAAAGTATGGCTATATATGTTGAAGGTTCTCTAACTTCTTGTCTAAAGAAGTTTAGAGCTTCATCAAATAAATATGAACCTCTATAGAGGATTTTTTCAGAAATATTGCTAAAAGCATCTCTAGATTCATCAATTAGAGCTAGATAGGCAGGTGTACCACCGAAAGCGCTATATATATAGATTGATTCTAGAGGGTTATAGTTTGGATAGAAGTTCCATGCATCTATAAAACCCATGGGCTTGAGCTTTAGAGAAACAGTTCTTCTACCAAAGAGAGGAGAGCTATAGCCAAGTAATTTCTTTTCAAAAAACGATACAGAAGATCCGCACAAAACTATAGCTATATCTAGATCCTTATTATTGTCACAGAATCTCTGTAGTCTTGAAATAGATTCAGGATCAGAATCAACTATGTACTGAAATTCGTCGAAAACTATAATAAATCCTTTACCAACTTCTTTTACCATGAAGTCAAGGAAATCATCTATATTATCGAAAACACCAACTGGTTTACCGATCCATATAGATAGAGCTTTAGCTAGCTCTCTATAGAGAATATGTTTAGATGCTTCAATAGCAACAAAATAGAAACAATTCCTACTATTACAGAAATATCTAAGGAGATGTGTTTTACCAATCCTCCTCCTACCGTATACAGCTATAAGTTTAAGACCATCGCCAGAAACAGCCCTCTCAATAATCTGAAGCTCATGTAATCTATCCACAAATACATGCCTCATCTAGAGACACCGCCTCTAGATACGGACAACTAGAAGCGGTACACAAATATAAACATTAGTGTCTAAAAAGATTAATCTTTATATGCTCTAGAAATCTTGAACACCATAGGTATTCTTTATATGCTTCTAGACCATTGCTAGAAGTAGACATCAATCTTATAGCTACTTACGATGTATTATCAAAGAAGTATCTAACATAATTCTATGCTATCAATATTTTTAACTATGGTCTTACAAAATGCTTTTACTTTAAGTAATACTGTTTATATCATAGCCTAGCACTATTTTTTGGATTTTATGTAGGTTTGTATTGTTTGATGTTATTCCTCTACTATGATTAGTGTGTAGACTTGTTTTCTGTATAGCTGTTCTATTTTTCTTTGTTTCTCGCTAATGTGTAGAGAGCATAGTCTTCTCTCCTATTTATAACGCTACATCTAATTATCTCGATTCTAGCCATATACATCCATCTATATAGATACTGGTAGAGAGTTTGTTGAGACTCTTAAGATGAAGGTTCTTCTCGAGAGTATTAATGACCATGTACTTTGGTTAAGTTTCTGAAGCTTTATCGTGATGCTCTTCAACTAGAAACAAGTTGTGAATCTTAAACAAAATATCATTAATATTCTATACCAGATGCTCTGCTCAGAACTTAATTCAGAGCACACAATATTAATAAGTATATATCTATGCTAAAGCTATCGTTAGAACTAGTAAACAGAATAGTGGAAAGAAATCAGTTCTAAAGAGATTAACACCTAGAATAGATACAATTATAAGCTTGATCTAGAGAATAGAACACTTACCTTGAAGTTACATAATGGTAAAGTGGTTATATTAAAACTATTAACATCTATTGATAGGATAGAGAAGTTTAGGGGTTGGAGTAACTACGAGATAGCTGTAAAGATTATCTAGAATAAAGTCTATATATCAGTAGGAAAATAGTTAAATCAATAAGTTTGTGGAGAGCTTAATAGTAATAGCTGTATTTAGTGCTCCTACTATGTTCGTTGATCTTGATATATCTGGAGTACCTTCTCACGATTTGAGTTGTTTGTATTATTTGAATCAGAGATTTTGCTATATTTGAATCCTCTAGATCTATTTTTAATCACCTTAGCCATAAAATCTGATAGCTCTAGAGTTAGTGTAGCTAGAGCTAGGATTATGCCTAGATCTGTTGCTAGAGGACCTTCAACTCTGTCTCTAGGCACGAAATCGGATGGCGATATGCTTATCTTTGTTATTGTGTAGATAGCAATAGCTTCATCTCTAGCTATAGAACCTTGTACCAATATCTTTAGATGATAGGATTCAGAAACCAAAGGCCATAGAACTGATGTGGGAGCTGTAAACAAATCTATAGCTATGTGTAGTAAATAAACTAGTGCAGCAGCACCTAGGTGCAGAATGTACTTACGGTATCTCTTAGACAAGACAAGCAAAAGAGTTAAACAAGATACCGCTATACCAAGCACTACAATACTATGTGTAAACCATCTATGGATCCTGAAAACAATATCTATATCTGGTAACAAAGCTACTAAAGCTATCAACAGAGAAGTCTTTAGATTGAATATTCTTCTAAGAAGCAGAAAACTCGCAACATAATGTGTCAAAACGTCAGCCATAGATCTATAACCTTCAAATCACTATTACATAGCTATATTCAAATACTGCTAAACTAAATAAATCACCTTTAGCTAATTAGAAACATTTAAAAGAGTATATAGCCGATTATATCAAAAGAATAGCGAAAAGAAAACATCTATAGATTTCCAAACAAGTTCATTAACAAATAGAGAGAACAACTATATTGCGATTCTAGTAAATAGCATGGATGGTCTCTATGGCTAGAACAATTATATGGTATAGGCATCGATTTACAGAAATATTTAGTGATTATATGTAGTTCTAGAAAAGGCTCTAGATCTAAGGCAGAGGTATTGATAGAGAGGTAAAACACATTTATTATTTGGTCTATTGTTTTAATCAATTCTAGTTGATATGAGATTATAGTCGTTGATATGATCACGTAGCTGTAAATAGATATCTCTAGTTGACTATATCTATCGTTATACATAATATGTCCTGTAGATGTTGTATATGTAGCTTAATTAGAAAGTTGTATGGTGTAAGTTGTGGATAAGGTCTTAGTCTCAAGGATTATGGTATTCGTTTTAGTGTCCTATACTGCTGCATATGCTCTAGATTATTTAGCTATAAGGTTTAGCATCCCTATCTCTTTGTGGGTATTTATTAGGATGTGGAGCATAGCCTTATCATCGTTATTATGCCTCTGTGTATTCGAGATGAATATTGTTGAGAGTCTCAAACACTATCTATCGTTTTCTAAGAATGTAGTCAAATACTATCTTCTAGCACCACTTATAATCTATGGAGCTCTTCTACTGTATATAGCTACCGCCTTACCTCTGGGATTATTCAATTTCGATGAATATGTAGCTTCTATAGCTAATCAGATCCATAGTGTAGCTCCATCTCTAGTTGAAGAACAGGTTACTATGCTAGCTCTACTTAATGCTTATCTCAGCATAATTGTTGCATACCCTATAGCCATAACTGTGAATATGCTGGTTGCTTTAGGTGAAGAAATCAGTTGGAGAGGATACCTCTATACTCTACTAGGATCTAGACCTAATCTAGTGAACACTATAGTCATAGGCACCCCATGGAGATTACGGCATGCATCAGTAACAATTCTCTTAGGCTGGAACTATTACTACAATAGGTATCTAGGTATCATCTTATTCACAATATGAACAATAGCTCTAACCCATCCACTTCTAGTAATCGCCTCTAAAACCAATAGCGTTATACCTACTTCAGCTATGCATGGAGCTGTAAATGCTTTATGGCCAATAGTAACTTCAAATATCCTCGACATGATAGAAAGCTCTTGCTCAGTTTAGGGATTCTAGGTATCTTGGTATAGATTTTGGTGAGACTAGTGATACACAGCATAGCAACAGTTAAATAAAGAGTAGAGCTTCAGAATCAAAATAGATCTAGACACCGATATAAACCCTCTATATATCTATACTAGATCTATAGAATGATATTATTTGTAATATCTTTGGAATAGTATTGATTATAAATGAGGGACCTGGATGAGCAAGATTATGATCTAGAGATTCGATAACGAGAAATATACTGCTTGTTTTAAATGCTGAAGTATTTTTTAAAGGTTTTCTAATACTTATATACTTATCAAGGTTCATATCCATGAATTCAGGCTCTATATTTACTAGAACTATTTGTGGATCTAGAGAAACAATTTCTTCATCTCTTGGATGAAAGAATTTGGCTACCTTGTTAAAGAATATATTAATACCTCCAGCAACTCTTACACCATCATCAATATATGTAAGACATCCAGATGTAGTAAAAGTTTTATCTGGCCATAGGAACTCTACATACACTCTAGGTCTCTCGTCAATACTCCTTTTCCTGATACTCATTACCATCTCTACTAGTTTATCTGCAAGTTCTTTTCCTTCCCAATACCTATTGGTTAGACTCGCAATAAACTCTACATTAGAGATAATGTCTAAGAGATTTGTTGGTAGAGGTAGTAGATGTGCATTGATGTTTCTGTTTCTCAGCTTATGGAATATCTCATCATGTACATGTGATTGAAGGAACACTATATCGGGATTAATCTTCTTAAGCAACTCTATATCTACATCAAGATATGTTCCTACGATAGGCTTGTTCTTGTCTTCGAGATACATTCTACACCAAGGCGTGATACCCACGATATTATCCTCTAGCCCAAGAATTGAAAGTGTTTCAGATACCGCTGGTGAAAGACTTACTATCCTCATGGAATAACACCTCTATATTGACTTGTGAGTATTATGTATTAAAGTGTGTAATAGATTTTTAAGATAGAGAAACACTGTCTATATCTTGTTACATATATTTGTCCTAGATATAGCTAGAGATCTCCATCATAGTTCTACAGAACAAATAACTTGTGATCATAATTTAGAGTATATCAAAGGATACAAAGAATTTGAAGAATCTAGACTAGGACATAGAATTTGTGGTATAAAAAATTATGGTGCTTTGAACAAAATCCTTACATTCATACTACAATAGTCTTTATACCTAGGATTTTTGCTGCCTTTACTATAGGATCAACATAATCTCCATATATCATGCTGGCATGATGTACAAATCCTTCTTCTACTAAGGATCTATAGATTTTATCTAGATCTGCTACCTCTATCCATATCCAGCTACCTCTGAATTCTGTTTCTTCTTCAATTGTTTTCCCTGATGTTACAAAGAGTTTGAATTCTCCATCATATTCAACGAGTCTCGATATTGTTACAGTACCTGGTTTAAGTCTACCTTCTAGTGTTCCGTAAGCTCTCTCTATACCTACATCTCTATACATTATACTATGATACATTAGCTTACCAGTAGCACAGAATAATGCTGGTGGCGCGTTTCCGCAGTGCCATGCAAGAAATACATTGGGTTTAGTTGGATGTCTGATTGTCCAGTCTATGAAGAACGGTGGTGATGTTCCTAGAGAAGCTGCATACTGTATAATCATGCTCAGTACCCCGTATATATCGACTTCACATGCAGACATTACACCACTTTGTGTAAGTCTTCCAAGGATATTACATGGAGATACTCCATAGTATTTCTGTATCTCTGTCCAACATCTGAAGCCTAAACCAGACAACTTCTTTTCTTTAACTATTCTACGTAATACTGCCTCAAGTTTAGCCATCTTCAGAACAACTTCTCTAGATATCTGAGAAACCTCAACTTGTTTCTCTATCTCATTAGCTATCTCGATAACAACAGGATCTTCGTCACCTAATTTACGAGCTTCTTCAACAATCTCTAGTAGCGTTACATGAACTACTCTCTGTTTGAATTTTTCAGCCATCTTAGATTCAGTAAATGTAACAGTCTCAAATCTCTCTGGTCTAGGCCCTATAAGCCCTACTTTTGCTCCAATAAAAGATCTATAGATAGCTACAACACGTATAAAGGAGTCAAATTCTCTAGCAAATTCATTATCCTCAGGAAACACTATACCTCCAAATAAGAACGGTATCTTTCTCCTATATAGTGCTGAAGCTAGAGAAAGTGTTCCACAGAAAGAATCAGATCTTCTAAATCCTCCCGGTAGTGTTGATGGTTCTTTTGTAGCGAATATCAGTATAGGATACCCCCTGAATTCTTCTGCTACCCTGGCACCTGCAAGTTCATCACCAAAAGTTAGTGTCACCATCACAAGTCCATCAACATCTCTCTCCTTAAACAACTTTATAACTGCTTCAGCATCATCGTCATCTGTGACTAGACCCATTTTACTGTGTTTTTCTGTAGGATAAATCAACTCTATATAGCTACCAAATCTTTCCTCGATAACCTTTATGAATCTGTTCTTAAGCTCTTGAGCCCATACCTCATCGAAAGGATACCTATGTAGAGGAACAAGGCCCAACCTAATCTTCTTCATCACATCACCCAATACATAAACCATATACCAGGATTCGGTATAAAAATCGTAGAGTCTAGATTTGAAGATATTAAAGAAATGATGGTTAAACTCTCTACATCAATCTATCTAGCTATATCTAGTAACCGTTTCACTATAGTTCTAGCTGCAATAACTTCTGCTAATTCGGCAAGCTCTAGAGCTATACCTAGATTTTCTGAAACAGTTACAACACCATGTCCCTGGAGATAAATTATCTCACAACCATTCTTTACACTATCTGTCACAGCTTTAGCTAATTCTTCTGATCTAGGCACATATTCATCTACAAAACATATCTTTGGTTTAAGGATATGCTTAATCTCTGTATCAAGAAACAGTCTATCTCTATCCTTCGATGTAAGTAGTGGAGCGTATACACCATGTATATGGACAATAGCTCCACACTTTTCACAAGATCTATATATCTCTAAATGCATCATTATCTCTGTTGTAGGTCTACCTCCTCTAACTATATTTCCAAACAAATCTACTTCAACCAGGTCTTCAGGATTCAACTCATACTTTAACCTAACCCTTGGAACAAAAGACGAAGGAGTTGTAAGTATAGTGTCCTCAATTCTTACACTAATGTTGCCTGTCAATGGTGTTATCAAACCCTTTAGATACATAAACTTTAGTGCTTCACAAATCTGTCTAGCTAAAGTATATCTCACTTCATCATACTCCATACAAATTCACCTCAATACCACCTTCGGTCTAGAGGAAAACCCGAATTAAAGTAGTTTATGTAGGTTCAAAGCATATCCAATTAGCAATGTCTAGATACATCTATAGGTACAACAAATAAAGATGTGTCTAGTAGCTACGTTTATCTAAACTAATGAACCTTATATTGAGAGACTTATTTCTGCAACTAGCTATAGCTATAGAGCTTTCTCTAGGTGCGTAATACCTCTTTATCCAGCAACCTAAGCCAATGGCTCTGTAGCTCCTATCTAGATAAGATACATGGCTATGGCCTACGACAATCCACGATCTATTGTCTAGATCAAGTATTTTGCGACCGATAACACCTGTGAAAAGCTTCTTAAACATTTTTCTACCGACTTTATCGAGTAGATACGACAAAACGCCATTTCTTGAGATATAGTCTCCATGTGTTACGTATATAGATTCGCTACATTCCTCAAAATCTATTCTGAGCATATGGACTGTATAGATGAACTCTACATTTCTATCAAGAAATCTAAATCTAATACCACCTTTCTTCTGGCTATAGAGGGCAAGATCGTGAGCAGAATTCGAAGGGACATAAAGAACAACAGTATTTCTCAAATCCATTATATTTGTTACAACTCTAGCGAATTTCTCTAAATAATTAATATCTATGTACAGTCTTTTATTAACTAGGTCACCTACAACAATTAGGAAATCTATACTCAGTTTCTCCACAGTTTTCCCTATAATCCTAATCCAATCAATATCAAGACTATCTGCACCTATATGAACATCAGATACAAGAGCAATCTTGCTACCCTTCTTAACAACAAATTTCTCGATGTCTGGAGACCAGTACCTAGATATCCAGGGAAAGTTATATAGTATAAAACAGAATAGAACTGATGTTAACATTACTAAGGTTATATGTATCAATACCAAGTTTTACCTCAACCTCTTTAGTCTTCGCATATGTATAGGCTTAGGATAAGCTAATAAAGTTACAGCAAATATTCTTGTTATCTAGAACTAAAAGAGATTAAATCTATGTTGTAGGATTGTATTTAATACAATATAATATGGCTATGGTGGATAGCGTTGTGTGAATATACTAAGATGTTCAACTACTTTAAATATGGTTTAAAACACATACCTCTATTGCTATCGTTATCTGTATTCTATATATATGGATTTATGTGGACGATTAAAACTAGAGAAATGAAAAGTATGGAAGATTTACTCAAACTATTCTATTACGATTTTCTGAGACTCAAGAAAGAAGATGTGGAAATAGTCAAGTTAACAGATAGAGAACTTGTAACTATATCAAGAAACCCATGCCCTATACTGAAGTTAGCACAAATACTTAACATAGATACTAGATATACATGCAAACTTGTATCTGAAACCGTATGTAAATACGTTCTTAAGAAGATAAATCCAGACCTAGTGTTTGAAAGAGACTATAACTATATAAGACCATACAAAGATGGGTGCCTAGAAAGAATATACATAAATCAAACCCATAGTATCTAATTAATATAAAGTTTAATATTCTACTAACTACATAATCTAGTACTATCGTGTAAAGTAAAGTAATGATATTGATCTCTAGAACAATCTCTAGTTGAAGTAATTTCAAAGCACTATATCTATACATAAGAAAATTAGCATGTTCTCAACATCATGCACTATCATAGTAATCTAGAAACGTTACAAAGATCACTAATCACTAACTATGTGCTTTATACTGATGTCTCTATAAGATCTCACCAACTTCGGTTATAACCACTATGGAAAATCACTATATCTAGAATTGAGGTGTTGGAGATCTTAAATCTGGTTCTTGAATCATAGAGATAACATTTATAGCTGAATCAGAAAGAACTGGAGTTGATGATTAATAGATTAAAGTAAAGAATATAATATGATTAAATTTTCTATGAAAATACTAATTTCTGTTGTGATGACATCGTCAAAATGAGATTTATTTTAACAAACTTCTTTGTTATAAATCTATTACTTCTTTAGAAATTTCTTTAGTATTCTAATTACGTTTATTGTTTCGATCCAGTAGGGTATTATTAAAACTATTAGTAATATTATAAGGTGTAGAGGCGGTTTAGTCAGTACTGTGAATACTATTGATATTGTTGTTGCATATATTGCATAAATGAATATCCTTGGAACTATATAACCTTTAAAAACTATGTACATCCCTAATTGTGGTGGTAGATCTTTAGCTACATATTCATTAGAAAATGTTCTCTCAACTAAACCAATCCTCTCTAACCTACTTAATACCCTTTGGGCTTTTCCAGGACTACTATAGTTCATTAACCGCTGGAATCCTCTAACAGTTAGAGGTTTACCATAACCTCTAATCTTTAGATAGGCTTCAAGATCTTCTCTAGATATTATCTTCTACCACCTTTCAAAATCTATCATCAAGATGTATATTTAGGTAAAAAATGTTTAAGTTTTGGATAGATACCCCCAAGAGATGTATATAGCTAAAGCTACTATAATCCCTATGGATATCGCTATCCCTACTGCTACTCCATCTAGCTGCTGAACTTGAGTTATCTGAGTTTCTGTTTGTTTAGTTACTGAAGGTGTTACCTGAGTTATAGAGATAGATGTTATAGATGGAGGTGGCTGTGGAGATGATGTAGTTATAGAGATAGATGTTATAGATGGAGGTGGCTGTGGAGTAATTACTGAAGGTGTTATCTCAGTTATAGTTTCTGTTTGTTTTTCTATAATTAATGTTGGTTCTAATGCTTTTATTTCATCGATAACTTCTCTTGGTAATTTATAAGAACAACTATATCCCTTCAATAACACACCTTTTACAAGTCCTCTATTAACAAGCTCTGCATAAGGTAGCCATTTATCTAGTTCTTCGTTATATAACAATCTATTGTTCCATCCGGCAGTAAAATAGTTGCTTGTTATGCCATCCATTATAGCGTATATATCTTTGATATCTAGACCCATTAGGATGCCTTCATCAGTTAACCTTTTGATTAATTCTAGAAATGCTAGATTTATGATAGACTTTACTGGACATTCTCCTACATTAGTTGTGGAGTTCAATAAACATTGCTCTAGAGATTCCAATCTTATTGCAATAACATCTCTTACTGGTTCTTCCTCATTGTACCCTTCTATGCATGGTGCATTTCTACATAGCTTCTCTAGATAAACAGTAACACCAAATTCTAGATCTCTATCTATAGATGTTCTATATATGTATTTGAATACATAGATCCTACCTTCATCAACAACGATAGGTTTGTATTTCTCTATCAACATAGTTAGATTATAATCTATGCCATTTTTATTAAATATGACTTCTATAGCATTAACATCTGCTGGATTGAAACATGCGTTAAGAGATATAGTTAGAGTCACAACAATAACTATAGCAATACCTACCAACGTTTTTGCTATAATTTCTATAACCTTGTCACCGATATTATTCATCAACATATTTCACACCTGACACATAATTCGCTTACAGGATACTTAGTACCTACCTAGAATGACGTGACTGTCATACAGATTATGACACTATAACTCTGATATACAACTTCTATCACATATAGAGATAATCTGTATAAATCTTCTAACATAAAATTCTATAGAAACATAGCTAGTACTATATAGTAAAGAATTATAGCAAATATTTTCTAAAAGATATTGTTATCGCTAAATAGACTTAGATATCTATGTTTTTATTTTCTGCTATAGCTTAATACTCTCTACTCGTTAAAGACAGTTAGTATATGAAGGTGATCAATGTGGGTAAACTGGTTTTCGCTGATGGTCATATGCATAGCAATCCTGTTAAAGGTTTAGGTATAGCTGGTATTGGTAGAAAGTTTTTAGATAACGGTGGCTGGTTTATTGTATTGGTGTCTCTACCGCCTCATCATCTTGATCTCGAAAACAGTTTCGATGGATATGTAAAGTCTTTTGATGTTTTTATTAGTGAATGTAGGAAAGCTAGAGAACTTAAGTTGAAGACCGTATGTTTATTGGGTATACATCCAGCAGCAATAGAGGATGAAGTATCTAGAGATCCTAAACGTAGTGTTAAGGTTCTAGACAAGGCGATAATGGTTGTGAACTATATTGCTAAACTTGTGAAAGAGGGTTTGGTGAATGGTTTTGGTGAAATAGGTAGACCTCACTATAGAGCTATACCAGAGGCGTTTATTGTAAACAATATGGTTACTAGATATACATTTGAATTAGCTAGAGATCTAGATGCTATTGTTCATCTACATCTTGAACAAGGTGGAGAATTGACAGCTCTAGATATAGAGAATCTTGTGAAAAGCATTGGAATAGATAGAGCCAAGATTGTTCTTCACCATCTAGATGTAGCAACAGCAAAAGCTTCACAAAAAAGAGATCTCGTTTTTACTGTACCAGGCAAATACCCTGTACTTAGAGAAGTTTTTACTTCAATAAAACCCTTCTATATGGTTGAAAGTGATTTCATAGACGATCCCAAGAGGCCAGGAGTATCGTCATATCCATGGGATATTGTAGAGAACCAGAAGAAGCTATTAACTGAAGGTGTGATTGATGAAGAGTACCTCTATAAATTGAATATAGATACTGTTGTAAAAATCTATAGAGTTGAACCACCCTAGACCTAGAACCTCTATGACTCTCTGGATTAAAGTTAAAGGTCTCTGAAGCTCTATCGATAACAGTCACACGGAAAGATGTATTCTGGATCAGGTTAGAACTATCACATTATTCATATAGGCAACCTTTATATAACAAAAAGCCAGATCTACTAGAGCTAGGTGGGGTATTAGTTATGCCGTTTTGGAAATGTCAGGTATGTAATTTCATATTTGAAGGACCTCAACCACCAGATAAATGTCCAAAGTGTGGAGCTCCTAAAGAACAGTTTAAACAGCTGAGTGAAAATGAGGCTGAACTAGTTGTCAGATCTAGAAGATCTAATTACTTACACATGAAGGCTATTACACTATTGAGAGAGCTTCTATCAGTAGCTGAAGAGATTATTCAAGATAATCTAGATCCACCATGTGTTAAGATAGCTAATGAAGAGAAAGAATTTGCACTAACAACTATCCAGAAGATTATGGCTGAACTCGAGACCCATATGAAGAAAGGTAAATGGGGATAGATATGAGTGAGCCAAAGAAATATAGATATCTACCCGAAAAGTTTCCAACTAGAGAAGAGGTTAAGGGAATAGATTTAGACAAACTCGTTAACATGTTACTTTCAGCATTTGCTGACGAAATACTGGCTTGGTATCAGTACTACGTAAGTGGATATGCTGTCAGAGGCCATATTTCTACAGAAATAGAGGATGTATTCAAGAAAATAGCAGATGATGAGTTAAATGATCACGCAAAACTATTAGCAGATAGACTACAGGATTTTGATGTAGATCCACCAGACTTTAGAGATCTTTGGCATCTATCGAAATGTAGACAAACAGAACTTCCTGAAGATCCACATGATACAGATGGATTCATAATTGCCAGCATATTGGCTGAAAGATGTGCTCTAGCTCACTATAGAGAGATATTCAACTATGTGTTTGGAAAAGATCCAGTAACAGAAGAAATCATAGAAGATATAATAAAGGATGAAGCTGAGCATGAAACAATATTCAGGAACCTGTTATCGAAAGAAGGACTAAAAAGACTTGAGGAATTAGATAAGAAGTGAAATATATTTTAACTCTATTTCTATCCTAATACATTTTCTACATCAATTTTTCTAAATACAGCAAGAACAGTATATAGAGTTAGTTTTCCCTATGTTTCTAACTGGATACTCTAAAAACTTCCAGTAGTAATAGTCAATGTATCTTAATCAAAATATTGCAAAGTAGGTTAGAATCTATAGAATGATTAAACGAATTTAACTATTTGTTATAACATGAAAATTTATATTTTAGTTTCAAAGTATATTGTTCTGGTGTCTGTTTTGGCTA is a window of Ignisphaera sp. DNA encoding:
- a CDS encoding ABC transporter substrate-binding protein — its product is MRIVSLSPAVSETLSILGLEDNIVGITPWCRMYLEDKNKPIVGTYLDVDIELLKKINPDIVFLQSHVHDEIFHKLRNRNINAHLLPLPTNLLDIISNVEFIASLTNRYWEGKELADKLVEMVMSIRKRSIDERPRVYVEFLWPDKTFTTSGCLTYIDDGVRVAGGINIFFNKVAKFFHPRDEEIVSLDPQIVLVNIEPEFMDMNLDKYISIRKPLKNTSAFKTSSIFLVIESLDHNLAHPGPSFIINTIPKILQIISFYRSSIDI
- a CDS encoding metal-dependent hydrolase, with amino-acid sequence MADVLTHYVASFLLLRRIFNLKTSLLIALVALLPDIDIVFRIHRWFTHSIVVLGIAVSCLTLLLVLSKRYRKYILHLGAAALVYLLHIAIDLFTAPTSVLWPLVSESYHLKILVQGSIARDEAIAIYTITKISISPSDFVPRDRVEGPLATDLGIILALATLTLELSDFMAKVIKNRSRGFKYSKISDSNNTNNSNREKVLQIYQDQRT
- a CDS encoding TatD family hydrolase, whose protein sequence is MGKLVFADGHMHSNPVKGLGIAGIGRKFLDNGGWFIVLVSLPPHHLDLENSFDGYVKSFDVFISECRKARELKLKTVCLLGIHPAAIEDEVSRDPKRSVKVLDKAIMVVNYIAKLVKEGLVNGFGEIGRPHYRAIPEAFIVNNMVTRYTFELARDLDAIVHLHLEQGGELTALDIENLVKSIGIDRAKIVLHHLDVATAKASQKRDLVFTVPGKYPVLREVFTSIKPFYMVESDFIDDPKRPGVSSYPWDIVENQKKLLTEGVIDEEYLYKLNIDTVVKIYRVEPP
- a CDS encoding ATP-binding protein — encoded protein: MRHVFVDRLHELQIIERAVSGDGLKLIAVYGRRRIGKTHLLRYFCNSRNCFYFVAIEASKHILYRELAKALSIWIGKPVGVFDNIDDFLDFMVKEVGKGFIIVFDEFQYIVDSDPESISRLQRFCDNNKDLDIAIVLCGSSVSFFEKKLLGYSSPLFGRRTVSLKLKPMGFIDAWNFYPNYNPLESIYIYSAFGGTPAYLALIDESRDAFSNISEKILYRGSYLFDEALNFFRQEVREPSTYIAILSAIANGYTKPGEIASLAGVTSKSISRYLDVLEHLDIVERIKPLGRRGGEVHIEIVDPYFSFWFRYVRPNITRLELGYVDEVLEDVKNTYDIYVSKIIESVFRREIVYIFLKELDIDVGEVGRWWYKSEEIDTVARGRDTSVFIEIKWSRIDFREALSIARDLEAKASLTGLQKPRNIYIVIAREIEKCRPMCREHHYIAIDMLNMLHTIKKKLLKLNTYINTQQNRV
- a CDS encoding class II aldolase/adducin family protein is translated as MEYDEVRYTLARQICEALKFMYLKGLITPLTGNISVRIEDTILTTPSSFVPRVRLKYELNPEDLVEVDLFGNIVRGGRPTTEIMMHLEIYRSCEKCGAIVHIHGVYAPLLTSKDRDRLFLDTEIKHILKPKICFVDEYVPRSEELAKAVTDSVKNGCEIIYLQGHGVVTVSENLGIALELAELAEVIAARTIVKRLLDIAR
- a CDS encoding rubredoxin: MPFWKCQVCNFIFEGPQPPDKCPKCGAPKEQFKQLSENEAELVVRSRRSNYLHMKAITLLRELLSVAEEIIQDNLDPPCVKIANEEKEFALTTIQKIMAELETHMKKGKWG
- a CDS encoding ferritin-like domain-containing protein, translating into MSEPKKYRYLPEKFPTREEVKGIDLDKLVNMLLSAFADEILAWYQYYVSGYAVRGHISTEIEDVFKKIADDELNDHAKLLADRLQDFDVDPPDFRDLWHLSKCRQTELPEDPHDTDGFIIASILAERCALAHYREIFNYVFGKDPVTEEIIEDIIKDEAEHETIFRNLLSKEGLKRLEELDKK